A part of Neosynechococcus sphagnicola sy1 genomic DNA contains:
- a CDS encoding transposase, with amino-acid sequence MIEPLLPAESAIGHPREVDFRESGLEALITAAGAQIIYLPPYSPDFSPLENCWFKIKSILRRLGARTYPDLLQALETAFAEVTIKNILGWFTHCCYCASVD; translated from the coding sequence GTGATAGAACCCTTGCTCCCTGCTGAATCAGCAATTGGCCATCCGAGAGAAGTTGACTTTCGTGAATCAGGACTCGAAGCCTTGATTACAGCTGCCGGAGCGCAAATTATCTATCTGCCCCCTTACTCACCGGATTTTTCACCCCTTGAGAACTGTTGGTTCAAAATTAAGAGCATTCTCCGTCGTCTTGGAGCAAGGACGTATCCTGATTTACTCCAAGCGTTAGAAACCGCATTTGCAGAAGTAACGATAAAGAACATACTCGGTTGGTTTACTCACTGCTGTTACTGTGCTTCAGTAGATTGA
- a CDS encoding PfkB family carbohydrate kinase, producing MIAHQLDHLEGVLITSGAAGCAYAFQQQEGRVPAFPADVVDTTGAGDSFLAGFIHQLCRLGLTGLADPQIARDMVIYASAVGALATVRTGAIASQPTAAEVAAFCF from the coding sequence GTGATCGCCCATCAGCTTGATCACTTAGAAGGTGTGTTGATTACGTCGGGAGCCGCAGGCTGTGCCTATGCCTTCCAGCAGCAAGAGGGGCGGGTGCCTGCCTTCCCCGCCGATGTGGTTGATACCACGGGAGCCGGAGATAGCTTTCTCGCTGGCTTTATTCATCAACTCTGTCGTCTAGGGCTTACCGGTCTGGCCGATCCCCAAATTGCCCGGGATATGGTGATCTATGCCAGTGCGGTGGGGGCACTTGCCACCGTCAGAACTGGGGCGATCGCATCTCAGCCCACCGCTGCCGAAGTGGCCGCATTTTGTTTTTGA
- the leuD gene encoding 3-isopropylmalate dehydratase small subunit encodes MVSEVNVVSGHGIPLVGNDIDTDRIIPARFLRCVTFDGLGAHVFTDDRAQALGHHAFDQPQYQGAEILVVNRNFGCGSSREHAPQAIAKWGIRAIVGESFAEIFLGNCLAMGIPCVTANPETLKQLQEHLAANPQTTLTLDLEVMEIRWGDVAAPISLNEGSRQMLTMGTWDACGQLVAQAEQIRSTVAQIPYVQWSNLAVR; translated from the coding sequence ATGGTCAGCGAAGTCAACGTGGTTTCAGGGCACGGCATTCCCTTGGTAGGGAATGATATTGATACCGATCGCATCATCCCGGCTCGGTTTCTGCGCTGTGTCACCTTTGATGGCCTTGGTGCCCATGTCTTTACCGACGATCGCGCCCAAGCTCTAGGACACCATGCCTTTGATCAGCCCCAATACCAGGGAGCCGAGATTCTGGTGGTAAATCGTAACTTTGGCTGTGGTTCCAGTCGAGAGCATGCTCCCCAAGCGATCGCCAAATGGGGTATCCGAGCCATTGTGGGGGAGAGTTTCGCTGAGATCTTCTTAGGCAATTGCTTGGCCATGGGGATTCCCTGCGTCACCGCTAACCCTGAGACCCTCAAACAACTCCAAGAACATCTGGCAGCCAATCCCCAGACGACCCTCACCCTTGATTTAGAAGTGATGGAAATTCGCTGGGGGGATGTTGCAGCCCCCATCTCCCTTAATGAAGGCTCCCGACAGATGCTAACAATGGGCACCTGGGATGCCTGTGGCCAATTGGTTGCCCAAGCCGAGCAGATTCGGAGTACGGTGGCGCAAATACCCTATGTGCAGTGGTCAAACCTAGCGGTTCGCTAG
- a CDS encoding CYTH domain-containing protein encodes MAVEIERKFLVQGDAWRSLGQGVCYRQGYIATVGDQTVRVRVADNAGYLTLKGPTVGNARLEFEYPIPLAEAMQLLDDLCDRPLIEKTRYTISVADVVWEVDEFHGDNQGLILAEVELADEQQQIDLPGWIGQEVSGDRRYYNTSLVNHPFTQWADAGSEVPS; translated from the coding sequence ATGGCTGTTGAGATTGAGCGCAAGTTCCTTGTCCAGGGAGATGCCTGGCGATCGCTGGGTCAGGGGGTCTGCTACCGCCAGGGTTATATTGCCACCGTGGGGGATCAAACCGTGCGGGTACGGGTAGCAGACAATGCTGGTTACTTAACCTTGAAAGGGCCGACGGTGGGCAATGCCCGCCTAGAGTTTGAATATCCCATTCCCCTGGCAGAGGCCATGCAGCTCCTCGACGACCTCTGCGATCGCCCCTTGATTGAGAAAACTCGCTACACCATTTCGGTGGCAGATGTGGTGTGGGAGGTGGACGAATTTCATGGGGACAACCAGGGGTTAATTCTCGCGGAAGTGGAGCTAGCCGATGAACAGCAACAGATCGACCTCCCTGGGTGGATTGGGCAGGAGGTTTCGGGCGATCGCCGCTACTACAACACTTCCCTAGTGAACCACCCATTTACCCAGTGGGCGGATGCTGGCTCGGAAGTGCCCAGCTAG